The DNA sequence ATTACCTGAACATGCTGGATAAACAGCGGGAACTCGTTGTTTCCCATGTCGTCTTCGGCGGGAAAAATCCTCATCCCCACTATATTGTCGGCGGTATGCCCTGCTCTATTTCCCTGAACGACATGAATGCGCCGGTAAATGCCGAACGGCTTGCCGCAGTGGATACTTCGATCAATCTGGGCATAAGCGCTGTGAATTATTTCTATCTGCCCGACTTGCTGGCCATTGGTGAAGCCTATGTGAAAGCCGGCTATATTGACGGCGGCGGCTTAGCCAAAGAAAGAGTATTAGGTTTCGGCGACTTACCCGATGAAACCTATTCGGGAACCAGTAACGGCAGCTATCATAAAAACCTGCTGCTTCGCTCTGACGGCGTAGTGGAGAACTTCGGACAGGGGGTTGCCAACGCAGTATTTTATCCCTTCAATCCGCAGGATCTGGCGGATCCCGACGTATTGTCGGAAGGAGTAGAACATTCCTGGTATGAATATCCCGAAGCAGGCCAAGATTTACATCCGTGGAGCGGTATTACCAAACCCCGCTATACCGGCCCGAAAGAAGGAACGAAAACCAGCTGGAAATTCTTAAATGAAGACGGCAAATATTCCTGGCTGAAAACGCCGAAGTGGAGAGGAAAAACGGCAGAAGTCGGTCCGCTGGCCAGATATATCATCGTCTATACGAAAGTGAAGCAGGGCGTGATTCAGCCTACCTGGGTGGAAAAAATGATGGTGGATCAGATTGAGGCGGTATCGAAACTGTTAAATGTACCGGCAGAGAAATGGCTGACCTCCACAGTCGGGCGAACCGCCGTACGCGGGCTCGAAGCTCAACTATTTGCCTATGTGAATAAGTACTTTTATGCGAAACTAATCCAAAACATCCGTTCCGGCGATACAACCGTGGCCAATATGGATAAGTGGGAGCCTTCGACTTGGCCGAAAGAAGCGAAAGGAGTCGGATTGCATGAAGCTCCCCGCGGCGCACTGAGCCACTGGGTTGTCATTAAGGACGGCAAAGTCGCCAACTATCAGGCCATAGTGCCCTCGACCTGGAATGCCTGCCCCAGAGACAGCAAGGCGGGTTACGGGGCTTATGAAGCCAGCATGATCGATACAAAAGTCAAAATTCCGGAAAAACCGCTGGAAATATTAAAAGTGATCCATTCCTTTGATCCTTGTCTGGCCTGTGCCACGCATTTATTCAATGCGGAGGGCAAAGAAATTACGGTGATTCATTCTGATTCCTATACACGGGATTAACCCCCGGTATAAGGGACAAGGGGAGGGAGAAAACTGATGGACGACAATGTGATGAAACCCTTTTATGTATTTAGTCCATTTCTTCGAGTCTTTCACTGGATTATGGTTGTTTCCATCCTGATTTTATTTGGTACCGGCCTGTATATCGGGAACCCGGGCTATATCGGGTCATTGGGGATAGAACCAACCTTTGCGGTGGATAACATATTTTCCATGGAAAATATTCGCTATATTCATTTTGCGACAGCGTTTATCTTTATGTCCACGTTTATTTTCCGCTGGTATGGCGCATTTGTAAATAAAGGCGACCGCTTGTTTCCCAAACCCTGGACCTTTGATTATTGGCTGGGAACGCTGGATGTGGCCTTACATTATATGTTTATTACGCCTGAACATCGGCCCTATCTGAGGAACCATATGGCCAGGGCCGGGTATGCTTCCGTCTATGTGCTGATCTTCATCGAAGCAGTCACCGGCTTGGCCATGTACTATATGATTGAACCTAACAGTATACTTGCCATCGTTTTCGGGCAGTTCAATTATTGGTTGATCAACGAATACGTTGTTCATCTGCTGCACCATTATGTGGCTTGGGGTATTATTCTGTTCGCCATTACCCATATTTATATGGCGGTACGGGCCGATTTAACGGAAAACGGCGGAGAAATCTCCAGCATGTTTTCCGGCATTAAATATTTGCATGTCGATCCGGATGATATAGGAGATATTGATTAAGAAGTCGTCTGCCGCGAACATAAGATTACATTCGTCACTGTCTTCCCCAATTAGATTTGATATATGTGTCTCAATCGAGGGGCTGACTGACTATAATTCACGGCTTATGAGGTGCAATTAACTTTATCCAGTCTATAAACGCATCCACAAATTTTTGTAAAAATTCGCGTGTTTTTTCATTAATAATCGGATTTTTATCATCGAAAAGTGACCATGACTGGGGTGATTTCCCATCATCATCAAAATCCTGATTGTACATTGGAAGATCACCAATTTTGATTTCTTCCATTTCGAAAGGTGCAGGTACCATAGATTGTAATGTGAGATACATTTTTCTGCTAAACGAATCTTTGCGCAGACTGCCGATAAGAACGCCAATTTTTGTAACAGCCATATGAATCCTCCTTATTCATAAATAATTTTTTACTTCAATAAAAAACTGATTTCCTTTATTGTTTTGCCTTACTGCAATAATCGACTAGATAGGCAATTGACTGGTAACTGATACCACTATGATCCGCCAAACCGATTTCGCACGTTCGGCTGTTGGAGAATCCCCAGGTACAGTCGTTAGGAAGAGCTTCTTTTAAATGCTCCAGAGCAGAATCATTCAGTTCGGGAACTTCAAAACCTTTGTCGCCGGCAAAACCGCAGCAATGCACTTTATCCGGGATAATCACCTTTGCGGCGCAGAGTTCACCAATGGTACGGAACTTTCCGGCTAATCCCATTTTGGTGGCACTGCAGGTTACATGAATGGCTATGGGCTCCGGTAGTTTTGTAAATTCCAGTACCTCCAGCAGGTAGTCATGAATAAATTCTACTGTGTCCAGTATCTTCAGACGCTTAGCCATAACCTTTTTCATCCGATATACGCAAGGACTTGTGTCGCATAGAACGGGATATTTACCGTCCTGAGTGCAGGTAAGCAGTACCTTTTCCAATTCACCGCTTAGTTTGTCGGCTTGCTCAAAGAATCCCTTGCTTTCAAAAGGCATACCGCAGCATAACTTGTTCATGTCTGGCGGAAAAATTACTTCAAAATTTGCTTTAGCAAGCAGCGACAGCATGACTTCGCTTAATTGACGCTGATCCCGGTCGTTTAACGCCGGGCCCATTGTCCGGCTTAAGCAGCTGGGAAAGTAGACAATTTTTTGCCGACACTTCCGGTTCGACGGGGTCTGCCCTGGAGTCGCACCACCTCGCGGCAGCCATGGATTCCATTTTGGTATTCGGTCGCCGCTGAGCTTTCGGATACCCTGAGATAGACCGCCCATGGCGCAGCTTCCAATTATCCGGTGGGCAAGGTGAACTCCGGCCAAGCCCAGTTTGGCAAAGGTAGTGATTCCGGCAAAATGTTTTCGTGCGAACTTGGCTGCTTTGCGCTGCTTTTTAGTTGTCCGACAGGAACGGAGCTTTTTGGTATGTGTACCGGTATTAATAGAAAGCGGGCAGTTGATTTCGCACAGGCCGTCGGCAGCGCAAGTTTTTTCACCAAAATATTCATAATCCTGTTTCAAGCGGGTGAGCCGTTCTTCGTCTTCGCCTGTCGCTGTTAGCCGGTTGATTTCCCGTTGGACAACAATACGCTGCCGGGGGGTCGCTGTTAAATTTTTGGAGGGGCAAAGGACTTCGCAGTAGCCGCATTCGATGCATTTATCCACTACATCGTCGGTGGCCGGCATTGCTTTCAGATTCTCCACATACAGAAGAGAATTTTCCGTTAAAATGACCTCCGGATTCAAAATGCGATTCGGATCAAAGGCTGTTTTGAGCCGCTGCATCAGGCCATAGGCTTTTTTCCCCCACTCCATTTCAACGAAGGGGGCCATATTCCTGCCCGTGCCATGTTCCGCTTTTAATGACCCATGAAAACGGTGGACCACCATATCGCAGACATCATTAATGAGCTTTTGGTAACGGTTTCTTTCCTGAGCGGAACTAAAATCCTGGTTAAAGACGAAATGTACATTTCCGTCCAGTGCATGTCCGTAAATGATACCGTCCTCATAGTTGTTTTGGTTCATAATCAGCCGCAGGGCTTCAACGGCATCCGCCAGTTGATCTCTGGGGAACGCCACATCCTCAATTATAACCGATGTACCAACGGGCCGTATTCCCCCTACGGCTGGGAAAACGCCGGCCCGGATATTCCAGAGCTTTTCGTATTCCGCTTTGACATCGGTAAAGGTGATGGGCAGCAAAGATGGTATCTCAGTCAGCCGCTGTTCTACAGCCGCTATATTGTTTTTTAAGGCGGCAGCAGTTTCGGCACGGGTTTCAACAAGCAGTGCCGCCGCTGATTCAGCCAGCGATTTTAAGTATTCCGGCATGCCCGGCCGGTCTTCAACCGATCGCAGGGAAACCCGGTCAATGAGTTCAGCAGCCGCTACCAGAGGCTTATCCAGCTTCATTACAGCTAAACACGCTGTCTTGATATCCGGAAAGATCATTAATGAGGAAGCTTTATAGGTGTGATCCAAAATGGTGCGATAAGTAATCTCGCTGATGAAGCCCAAAGTGCCCTCCGAGCCGATGAGCAAATGGCTGAGAATAGCAAAGGGATCGGTAAAATCGACAAACGCATTGAGGCTGTAACCGGTTGTGTTCTTGATTTTATATTTTTGGATTATTTGATTTTTCAAACCCGGGTCAGTCTGAATTTCATCACGGATGTCGGTTACTGTTTTCAGCAATTGCCTGCGGGATGACGCAAAGGCCTGGCGGGATGCTGTATTACCGGTATCCAGCAGCGTTCCGTCGGCGAAAATGATTTTCATTGATTCGACGGTTTTATAACTGTTGTCTGCCGTACCGCAGCACATGCCGCTGGCGTTGTTTGCCGCAATTCCCCCGACCATAGCGTGGCGGATGGAGGCCGGATCGGGACCGATTTTGCGGGAATACGGTTTTAGGTATTCGTTTGCTTCGGAACCGATGATTCCCGGTTCCAGTGTTATGGACATTCCGTCAGGAGCAATGTGGTACCCATTCCAACCACCGGCCAATACCAGTAAAACCGAATCGGTTAATGCCTGACCGGACAGACTTGTACCTGCCGCCCGAAAGGTTACCGGGATTTTCCGTCTATCCGCTGCTTGCAGAATAGCGGCTATTTCGTCTGTTGATCGCACTTTTATTACCAGTTTCGGATTGATCCGGTATAAACTGGCGTCTGTTCCGTAAG is a window from the Veillonellales bacterium genome containing:
- a CDS encoding nickel-dependent hydrogenase large subunit; protein product: MKRIVVDPVSRIEGHLRVEIKVDEASGKVQDALSSGTAWRGIELICKGRDPRDVWAYAQRICGVCTTVHALGALRAVEDALGIEIPKNANYIRNIIFASQTVQDHLIHFYHLHGLDWVSPVEALKADPAAAAALQNTVLDKYSLPLAGPIEISTDAYPKEFPKATTAYYKEIQAKIKKIVDSGQLGIFAAHYWDHPDYALLPPAVHLMAIAHYLNMLDKQRELVVSHVVFGGKNPHPHYIVGGMPCSISLNDMNAPVNAERLAAVDTSINLGISAVNYFYLPDLLAIGEAYVKAGYIDGGGLAKERVLGFGDLPDETYSGTSNGSYHKNLLLRSDGVVENFGQGVANAVFYPFNPQDLADPDVLSEGVEHSWYEYPEAGQDLHPWSGITKPRYTGPKEGTKTSWKFLNEDGKYSWLKTPKWRGKTAEVGPLARYIIVYTKVKQGVIQPTWVEKMMVDQIEAVSKLLNVPAEKWLTSTVGRTAVRGLEAQLFAYVNKYFYAKLIQNIRSGDTTVANMDKWEPSTWPKEAKGVGLHEAPRGALSHWVVIKDGKVANYQAIVPSTWNACPRDSKAGYGAYEASMIDTKVKIPEKPLEILKVIHSFDPCLACATHLFNAEGKEITVIHSDSYTRD
- the cybH gene encoding Ni/Fe-hydrogenase, b-type cytochrome subunit → MDDNVMKPFYVFSPFLRVFHWIMVVSILILFGTGLYIGNPGYIGSLGIEPTFAVDNIFSMENIRYIHFATAFIFMSTFIFRWYGAFVNKGDRLFPKPWTFDYWLGTLDVALHYMFITPEHRPYLRNHMARAGYASVYVLIFIEAVTGLAMYYMIEPNSILAIVFGQFNYWLINEYVVHLLHHYVAWGIILFAITHIYMAVRADLTENGGEISSMFSGIKYLHVDPDDIGDID
- a CDS encoding NAD(P)H-dependent oxidoreductase — protein: MAVTKIGVLIGSLRKDSFSRKMYLTLQSMVPAPFEMEEIKIGDLPMYNQDFDDDGKSPQSWSLFDDKNPIINEKTREFLQKFVDAFIDWIKLIAPHKP
- a CDS encoding FAD-binding and (Fe-S)-binding domain-containing protein, producing the protein MNSGICQKDWDRLPEQYQEFCREVKTKVPYNRIFADPIRCLAYGTDASLYRINPKLVIKVRSTDEIAAILQAADRRKIPVTFRAAGTSLSGQALTDSVLLVLAGGWNGYHIAPDGMSITLEPGIIGSEANEYLKPYSRKIGPDPASIRHAMVGGIAANNASGMCCGTADNSYKTVESMKIIFADGTLLDTGNTASRQAFASSRRQLLKTVTDIRDEIQTDPGLKNQIIQKYKIKNTTGYSLNAFVDFTDPFAILSHLLIGSEGTLGFISEITYRTILDHTYKASSLMIFPDIKTACLAVMKLDKPLVAAAELIDRVSLRSVEDRPGMPEYLKSLAESAAALLVETRAETAAALKNNIAAVEQRLTEIPSLLPITFTDVKAEYEKLWNIRAGVFPAVGGIRPVGTSVIIEDVAFPRDQLADAVEALRLIMNQNNYEDGIIYGHALDGNVHFVFNQDFSSAQERNRYQKLINDVCDMVVHRFHGSLKAEHGTGRNMAPFVEMEWGKKAYGLMQRLKTAFDPNRILNPEVILTENSLLYVENLKAMPATDDVVDKCIECGYCEVLCPSKNLTATPRQRIVVQREINRLTATGEDEERLTRLKQDYEYFGEKTCAADGLCEINCPLSINTGTHTKKLRSCRTTKKQRKAAKFARKHFAGITTFAKLGLAGVHLAHRIIGSCAMGGLSQGIRKLSGDRIPKWNPWLPRGGATPGQTPSNRKCRQKIVYFPSCLSRTMGPALNDRDQRQLSEVMLSLLAKANFEVIFPPDMNKLCCGMPFESKGFFEQADKLSGELEKVLLTCTQDGKYPVLCDTSPCVYRMKKVMAKRLKILDTVEFIHDYLLEVLEFTKLPEPIAIHVTCSATKMGLAGKFRTIGELCAAKVIIPDKVHCCGFAGDKGFEVPELNDSALEHLKEALPNDCTWGFSNSRTCEIGLADHSGISYQSIAYLVDYCSKAKQ